The Oryctolagus cuniculus chromosome 5, mOryCun1.1, whole genome shotgun sequence genome includes a region encoding these proteins:
- the DAXX gene encoding death domain-associated protein 6 isoform X2 encodes MATANSIIVLDDDDEDEAVAQPGPSHPPPTPASPQAEAPGSSEPHGAGGSSSSGGKKCYKLENEKLFEEFLELCKTQTADHPEVVPFLSSRQQRAHSVFLASAEFCNILSRVLSRARSRPAKLYVYINELCTVLKAHSAKKKLNFAPAATASSEPSGSNTSADPASEPGNAEAAVSEAPRTRGSRRQIQRLEQLLALYVAEIRRLQEKELDLSELDDPDSTYLQESRLKRKLIRLFGRLCELKDCSSLTGRVIEQRIPYRGTRYPEVNRRIERLINKPGPDTFPDYGDVLRAVEKAAVRHSLGLPRQQLQLMAQDAFRDVGVRLQERRHLDLIYNFGCHLTDDYRPGIDPALSDPALARRLRENRTLALSRLDEVISKYAMMQDRSEEGERQKRRARLPQGTSSQPADSPTASLDSGEGPSGMASQECPTTSKAETDDEEDEESEEEEEEEEEEEEATDSEEEEDLEQMQEGEAGDRSPGPPPQVSTEKNPEPGRELGRSPREQHNTGLKALAPSLLEEPAARPSVGVERNGEQLAEVPPEEESPVSQLFELEIEALPLDTTSSPEETDVSSSRRHAEEPVTTVLENGAAAVTSTSFNGGVSPHAWGGASPPCKKSRKENRQIASGPLGNSCVDRERAVPEKNGRRSRPLPSPPSPLASTASAADSSTRVDSPSHGLVTSSLCSPSPARLSQTLPAQPARASTYKTSVATQCDPEEIIVLSDSD; translated from the exons ATGGCCACCGCTAACAGCATCATTGTGCTGGATGATGATGACGAAGATGAAGCAGTCGCTCAGCCAgggccctcccacccaccccccactccgGCCTCACCCCAggcagaagcccctggctcctctgAGCCCCATGGGGCCGGAGGAAGCAGTAGTTCTGGCGGCAAGAAATGCTACAAGTTGGAGAATGAGAAGCTGTTTGAAGAG TTCCTTGAACTGTGTAAGACGCAGACAGCGGACCACCCTGAGGTGGTCCCGTTCCTCTCCAGTCGGCAGCAGCGTGCCCACTCTGTGTTTTTGGCCTCAGCCGAGTTCTGCAACATCCTCTCTCGGGTCCTGTCCCGGGCCCGGAGCCGGCCCGCCAAGCTCTACGTCTACATCAACGAGCTCTGCACCGTTCTCAAGGCCCACTCAGCCAAGAAGAAGCTGAACTTCGCTCCTGCTGCCACCGCCTCCAGTGAGCCCTCTGGGAGTAATACTTCTGCAGACCCGGCCTCGGAGCCCGGCAATGCTGAGGCCGCTGTCTCCGAGGCCCCAAGGACCCGTGGCTCCCGCCGGCAGATCCAGCGCCTAGAGCAGCTGCTGGCACTGTACGTGGCGGAGATCCGGAGGCTGCAGGAGAAGGAGCTGGATCTGTCAGAACTGGATGACCCAGACTCCACGTACCTGCAGGAGTCGCGCTTGAAGCGGAAGCTGATCCGCCTCTTTGGGCGACTGTGCGAGCTGAAAGACTGCTCTTCGCTGACCGGCCGGGTCATAGAGCAGCGCATCCCCTACCGCGGCACCCGCTACCCAGAGGTCAACAGGCGCATCGAGCGGCTCATCAACAAGCCAGGCCCCGACACCTTCCCCGACTACGGTGATGTGCTGCGGGCCGTAGAGAAGGCAGCTGTCCGGCACAGCCTCGGCCTCCCGCGCCAGCAGCTCCAGCTCATGGCCCAGGACGCCTTCCGAGATGTGGGCGTCAGGCTACAGGAGCGACGCCATCTCGACCTCATCTACAACTTCGGCTGCCACCTCACGGATGACTACAGGCCAG GCATTGACCCTGCACTGTCAGATCCTGCCTTGGCCCGGCGCCTTCGGGAAAACCGGACCTTGGCCTTGAGCCGCCTAGACGAGGTCATCTCCAAATACGCAATGATGCAAGACAGAAGTGAGGAAGGcgagagacagaagagaagagCCCGCCTCCCCCAAGGCACCTCTTCCCAGCCTGCAGATTCCCCCACAGCCTCCTTGGATTCTGGTGAG GGTCCCAGTGGAATGGCTTCCCAGGAGTGCCCTACTACCTCCAAAGCTGAGACAGATGATGAAgaagatgaggaaagtgaggaggaggaggaagaggaggaggaggaagaggaggccacAGATTCCGAAGAGGAGGAGGATCTGGAGCAGATGCAGGAAG GTGAGGCTGGAGACAGGAGTCCCGGGCCTCCACCACAGGTCTCCACTGAAAAGAATCCGGAACCCGGCCGAGAGCTCGGCAGGTCTCCCAGGGAGCAGCACAACACAGGACTCAAAGCGCTAGCACCCTCACTGTTGGAAGAGCCCGCGGCCCGCCCCAGCGTGGGTGTGGAAAGGAACGGGGAGCAGCTTGCGGAGGTGCCCCCGGAGGAAGAGAGCCCCGTGTCTCAGCTCTTTGAGCTGGAGATTGAAGCCCTGCCCCTGGATACCACGTCTTCCCCTGAGGAGACGGACGTTTCCTCTTCCAGGAGGCACGCGGAGGAGCCCGTCACCACTGTCTTGGAGAACGGGGCAGCCGCGGTCACCTCCACCTCCTTCAATGGAGGTGTTTCTCCCCATGCCTGGGGAGGTGCCAGCCCCCCCTGTAAGAAGTCTCGGAAGGAGAACCGGCAGATAGCGTCCGGGCCTTTAGGAAACAG CTGCGTGGACCGGGAACGAGCCGTGCCTGAGAAGAACGGGAGGAGGAgccggcccctgcccagcccaccctCCCCGCTGGCTTCCACGGCCTCAGCCGCGGACTCCTCCACGAGGGTGGACTCTCCCAGCCATGGCCTGGTGACCAGCTCCCTCTGCAGCCCGTCGCCAGCCCGGCTGTCCCAAACCCTGCCGGCACAGCCTGCCCGGGCCAGCACTTACAAG ACGAGCGTGGCCACGCAGTGCGACCCCGAGGAGATCATTGTGCTCTCGGACTCGGATTAG
- the SMIM40 gene encoding small integral membrane protein 40, translating into MAEEEGDVDEGDVFLAFAQGPSLPRGPIQRTLDKVFFIFLTLFLTLLMLEAAYKLLWPLPWAKFGDWLLGTPPKEEELEL; encoded by the coding sequence atggcagaagaggaaggtgatGTGGATGAGGGGGATGTATTCCTAGCATTTGCCCAGGGGCCCTCTCTTCCCAGGGGTCCCATTCAACGCACCTTGGACAAGGTCTTCTTCATCTTCCTCACCCTCTTTCTGACCCTGCTCATGCTGGAGGCCGCTTACAAGCTTCTGTGGCCACTACCATGGGCCAAGTTTGGGGACTGGCTCTTGGGGACCCCCCcgaaggaggaggagctggagttgTGA
- the DAXX gene encoding death domain-associated protein 6 isoform X1, with protein MATANSIIVLDDDDEDEAVAQPGPSHPPPTPASPQAEAPGSSEPHGAGGSSSSGGKKCYKLENEKLFEEFLELCKTQTADHPEVVPFLSSRQQRAHSVFLASAEFCNILSRVLSRARSRPAKLYVYINELCTVLKAHSAKKKLNFAPAATASSEPSGSNTSADPASEPGNAEAAVSEAPRTRGSRRQIQRLEQLLALYVAEIRRLQEKELDLSELDDPDSTYLQESRLKRKLIRLFGRLCELKDCSSLTGRVIEQRIPYRGTRYPEVNRRIERLINKPGPDTFPDYGDVLRAVEKAAVRHSLGLPRQQLQLMAQDAFRDVGVRLQERRHLDLIYNFGCHLTDDYRPGIDPALSDPALARRLRENRTLALSRLDEVISKYAMMQDRSEEGERQKRRARLPQGTSSQPADSPTASLDSGEGPSGMASQECPTTSKAETDDEEDEESEEEEEEEEEEEEATDSEEEEDLEQMQEGQGEDEEEEEEEEEGTGEAGDRSPGPPPQVSTEKNPEPGRELGRSPREQHNTGLKALAPSLLEEPAARPSVGVERNGEQLAEVPPEEESPVSQLFELEIEALPLDTTSSPEETDVSSSRRHAEEPVTTVLENGAAAVTSTSFNGGVSPHAWGGASPPCKKSRKENRQIASGPLGNSCVDRERAVPEKNGRRSRPLPSPPSPLASTASAADSSTRVDSPSHGLVTSSLCSPSPARLSQTLPAQPARASTYKTSVATQCDPEEIIVLSDSD; from the exons ATGGCCACCGCTAACAGCATCATTGTGCTGGATGATGATGACGAAGATGAAGCAGTCGCTCAGCCAgggccctcccacccaccccccactccgGCCTCACCCCAggcagaagcccctggctcctctgAGCCCCATGGGGCCGGAGGAAGCAGTAGTTCTGGCGGCAAGAAATGCTACAAGTTGGAGAATGAGAAGCTGTTTGAAGAG TTCCTTGAACTGTGTAAGACGCAGACAGCGGACCACCCTGAGGTGGTCCCGTTCCTCTCCAGTCGGCAGCAGCGTGCCCACTCTGTGTTTTTGGCCTCAGCCGAGTTCTGCAACATCCTCTCTCGGGTCCTGTCCCGGGCCCGGAGCCGGCCCGCCAAGCTCTACGTCTACATCAACGAGCTCTGCACCGTTCTCAAGGCCCACTCAGCCAAGAAGAAGCTGAACTTCGCTCCTGCTGCCACCGCCTCCAGTGAGCCCTCTGGGAGTAATACTTCTGCAGACCCGGCCTCGGAGCCCGGCAATGCTGAGGCCGCTGTCTCCGAGGCCCCAAGGACCCGTGGCTCCCGCCGGCAGATCCAGCGCCTAGAGCAGCTGCTGGCACTGTACGTGGCGGAGATCCGGAGGCTGCAGGAGAAGGAGCTGGATCTGTCAGAACTGGATGACCCAGACTCCACGTACCTGCAGGAGTCGCGCTTGAAGCGGAAGCTGATCCGCCTCTTTGGGCGACTGTGCGAGCTGAAAGACTGCTCTTCGCTGACCGGCCGGGTCATAGAGCAGCGCATCCCCTACCGCGGCACCCGCTACCCAGAGGTCAACAGGCGCATCGAGCGGCTCATCAACAAGCCAGGCCCCGACACCTTCCCCGACTACGGTGATGTGCTGCGGGCCGTAGAGAAGGCAGCTGTCCGGCACAGCCTCGGCCTCCCGCGCCAGCAGCTCCAGCTCATGGCCCAGGACGCCTTCCGAGATGTGGGCGTCAGGCTACAGGAGCGACGCCATCTCGACCTCATCTACAACTTCGGCTGCCACCTCACGGATGACTACAGGCCAG GCATTGACCCTGCACTGTCAGATCCTGCCTTGGCCCGGCGCCTTCGGGAAAACCGGACCTTGGCCTTGAGCCGCCTAGACGAGGTCATCTCCAAATACGCAATGATGCAAGACAGAAGTGAGGAAGGcgagagacagaagagaagagCCCGCCTCCCCCAAGGCACCTCTTCCCAGCCTGCAGATTCCCCCACAGCCTCCTTGGATTCTGGTGAG GGTCCCAGTGGAATGGCTTCCCAGGAGTGCCCTACTACCTCCAAAGCTGAGACAGATGATGAAgaagatgaggaaagtgaggaggaggaggaagaggaggaggaggaagaggaggccacAGATTCCGAAGAGGAGGAGGATCTGGAGCAGATGCAGGAAGGTCAGGGGgaagatgaagaggaggaggaggaggaggaggagggaacag GTGAGGCTGGAGACAGGAGTCCCGGGCCTCCACCACAGGTCTCCACTGAAAAGAATCCGGAACCCGGCCGAGAGCTCGGCAGGTCTCCCAGGGAGCAGCACAACACAGGACTCAAAGCGCTAGCACCCTCACTGTTGGAAGAGCCCGCGGCCCGCCCCAGCGTGGGTGTGGAAAGGAACGGGGAGCAGCTTGCGGAGGTGCCCCCGGAGGAAGAGAGCCCCGTGTCTCAGCTCTTTGAGCTGGAGATTGAAGCCCTGCCCCTGGATACCACGTCTTCCCCTGAGGAGACGGACGTTTCCTCTTCCAGGAGGCACGCGGAGGAGCCCGTCACCACTGTCTTGGAGAACGGGGCAGCCGCGGTCACCTCCACCTCCTTCAATGGAGGTGTTTCTCCCCATGCCTGGGGAGGTGCCAGCCCCCCCTGTAAGAAGTCTCGGAAGGAGAACCGGCAGATAGCGTCCGGGCCTTTAGGAAACAG CTGCGTGGACCGGGAACGAGCCGTGCCTGAGAAGAACGGGAGGAGGAgccggcccctgcccagcccaccctCCCCGCTGGCTTCCACGGCCTCAGCCGCGGACTCCTCCACGAGGGTGGACTCTCCCAGCCATGGCCTGGTGACCAGCTCCCTCTGCAGCCCGTCGCCAGCCCGGCTGTCCCAAACCCTGCCGGCACAGCCTGCCCGGGCCAGCACTTACAAG ACGAGCGTGGCCACGCAGTGCGACCCCGAGGAGATCATTGTGCTCTCGGACTCGGATTAG
- the ZBTB22 gene encoding zinc finger and BTB domain-containing protein 22 isoform X1 — protein sequence MDTARRRGLGSGGQDSSPMGKGRLVKLKGKEDFGRNKFRVSGGGGGLTPLRDPPGRPSPSFVPVAGGGIPSHHNMEPSPLSPSGAALPLPLSLAPPPLPLPAAAVVHVSFPEVTSALLESLNQQRLQGQLCDVSIRVQGREFRAHRAVLAASSPYFHDQVLLKGMTSISLPSVMDPGAFETVLASAYTGRLSMAAADIVNFLTVGSVLQMWHIVDKCTELLREGRASASTTTVTTAAATSVTVPGAGAPSGSGGTLAPTSVGSGRSHASSRASENQSPSSSNYFSPRESADFSSSSQEAFTASAVGNGERRGGGPVFPAPVVGSGGASSGKLLLEADELCDDGGDGRGAVVPGAGLRRPAYTPPSIVPQKHWVYVKRGGICPAPAPLVPQDPDLEEEEEEDLVLTCEDDEDEELGASSGVPSGGGPEATLSISDVRTLTEPPDKGEEQVNFCESSNDFGPYEGGGPGAGLDDSGGPTPSSYVPSHPPRALLPLDMQGNQILVFPSSSSSSSSSSQAPGQPPGSQGEHGPTTLGGTSSAGSLGVASTPGGTGSGDGNKIFLCHCGKAFSHKSMRDRHVNMHLNLRPFDCPVCNKKFKMKHHLTEHMKTHTGLKPYECGVCAKKFMWRDSFMRHRGHCERRHRMGGGGAGPGPGPGPGPGGPTAPALPPKRESPGAGGGSGDEAGGATPPSSQRGWSPASVPKVEMGFSGGGAAN from the exons ATGGACACGGCtcggaggcggggcctggggagcGGCGGCCAGGACTCGTCGCCAATGGGAAAAGGCAGGCTGGTAAAATTAAAGGGGAAGGAAGACTTCGGCCGAAACAAGTTCCGAGTCTCCGGCGGAGGAGGGGGCCTGACACCTTTAAG AGACCCCCCCGGCcgcccttctccttcctttgttCCTGTGGCTGGGGGGGGTATCCCCTCCCACCACAACATGGAGccatctcctctctcccccagcGGGGCCGCACTCCCCCTGCCTCTGTCGCTGGCTCCACCcccgctgcccctgcctgcagccgCGGTGGTACATGTGTCCTTCCCCGAGGTGACCAGTGCCCTCCTGGAGTCCCTCAATCAGCAGCGgctgcagggccagctctgtgacgtGTCCATCCGAGTGCAGGGCCGGGAGTTCCGGGCTCATCGGGCTGTCCTGGCCGCCTCCTCCCCTTACTTCCATGACCAGGTCCTACTCAAGGGCATGACCTCCATCTCACTACCCAGTGTCATGGACCCCGGCGCCTTTGAGACTGTCTTGGCCTCCGCGTACACTGGCCGCCTCAGCATGGCTGCTGCTGACATTGTCAACTTCCTCACGGTGGGCTCCGTGCTCCAGATGTGGCACATTGTGGACAAGTGCACTGAACTCCTCCGAGAAGGCCGGGCCTCTGCCAGCACCACCACCGTCACTACTGCTGCAGCCACCTCTGTCACTGTCCCTGGTGCCGGCGCCCCATCAGGGAGCGGAGGCACCTTGGCCCCCACCTCCGTGGGCTCCGGGCGCTCCCATGCCTCCAGCCGGGCCAGTGAAAATCAGTCTCCCAGCAGCAGCAACTACTTCAGCCCCCGGGAGTCCGCTGATTTCTCGTCTTCCTCCCAAGAGGCATTCACGGCTTCTGCCGTGGGCAATGGGGAGCGGCGAGGAGGCGGCCCTGTATTCCCAGCCCCCGTGGTTGGCAGTGGGGGAGCCAGCTCTGGGAAGCTGCTGTTGGAGGCAGACGAGCTGTGTGATGATGgcggagatgggaggggtgcggtggtccctggggctgggctccgGCGACCCGCTTACACCCCTCCCAGCATCGTGCCGCAGAAACACTGGGTCTATGTGAAGCGGGGTGGGATctgcccagcaccagcaccccttGTTCCCCAAGACCCAGacctagaggaggaggaggaggaagatctGGTGTTGACCTGTGAGGATGATGAAGATGAGGAGCTGGGGGCTAGCTCTGGGGTCCCATCAGGGGGAGGGCCTGAGGCCACCCTCAGCATAAGCGATGTCCGGACTCTGACGGAGCCACCGGACAAGGGGGAGGAGCAGGTCAACTTCTGTGAGTCCTCCAATGACTTTGGCCCCTATGAGGGTGGGGGTCCTGGGGCCGGGCTTGACGACTCAGGGGGGCCGACCCCCTCCTCCTacgtcccctcccaccccccaagaGCCCTCCTTCCCTTGGACATGCAGGGCAACCAGATCCTGGTTTTCCCGTCAtcttcgtcctcctcctcctcctcctctcaggcTCCAGGCCAGCCACCAGGAAGCCAAGGGGAACACGGGCCGACAACGCTGGGGGGCACGTCCTCCGCGGGGAGCCTGGGCGTGGCCAGCACCCCCGGGGGGACTGGCAGTGGGGACGGAAACAAGATCTTTCTGTGCCACTGTGGAAAAGCTTTCTCCCACAAGAGCATGCGGGACCGGCACGTGAACATGCACCTCAACCTGCGGCCCTTTGACTGCCCTGTGTGCAACAAAAAGTTCAAGATGAAACACCACCTGACCGAGCACATGAAGACCCACACAGGCCTCAAGCCCTACGAGTGCGGTGTCTGCGCCAAGAAGTTCATGTGGCGAGACAGCTTCATGCGCCACCGGGGACACTGTGAGCGCCGGCACcgcatgggtgggggtggggccggacCCGGACCTGGACCCGGACCAGGACCAGGGGGGCCCACCGCACCAGCCCTGCCGCCCAAAAGAGAGTCCCCTGGAGCTGGTGGGGGCAGCGGCGATGAGGCGGGTGGGGCCACACCCCCGTCCAGCCAACGCGGCTGGTCCCCCGCCAGTGTCCCCAAGGTGGAGATGGGCTTCAGTGGGGGTGGAGCAGCAAACTGA
- the ZBTB22 gene encoding zinc finger and BTB domain-containing protein 22 isoform X2, translating to MEPSPLSPSGAALPLPLSLAPPPLPLPAAAVVHVSFPEVTSALLESLNQQRLQGQLCDVSIRVQGREFRAHRAVLAASSPYFHDQVLLKGMTSISLPSVMDPGAFETVLASAYTGRLSMAAADIVNFLTVGSVLQMWHIVDKCTELLREGRASASTTTVTTAAATSVTVPGAGAPSGSGGTLAPTSVGSGRSHASSRASENQSPSSSNYFSPRESADFSSSSQEAFTASAVGNGERRGGGPVFPAPVVGSGGASSGKLLLEADELCDDGGDGRGAVVPGAGLRRPAYTPPSIVPQKHWVYVKRGGICPAPAPLVPQDPDLEEEEEEDLVLTCEDDEDEELGASSGVPSGGGPEATLSISDVRTLTEPPDKGEEQVNFCESSNDFGPYEGGGPGAGLDDSGGPTPSSYVPSHPPRALLPLDMQGNQILVFPSSSSSSSSSSQAPGQPPGSQGEHGPTTLGGTSSAGSLGVASTPGGTGSGDGNKIFLCHCGKAFSHKSMRDRHVNMHLNLRPFDCPVCNKKFKMKHHLTEHMKTHTGLKPYECGVCAKKFMWRDSFMRHRGHCERRHRMGGGGAGPGPGPGPGPGGPTAPALPPKRESPGAGGGSGDEAGGATPPSSQRGWSPASVPKVEMGFSGGGAAN from the coding sequence ATGGAGccatctcctctctcccccagcGGGGCCGCACTCCCCCTGCCTCTGTCGCTGGCTCCACCcccgctgcccctgcctgcagccgCGGTGGTACATGTGTCCTTCCCCGAGGTGACCAGTGCCCTCCTGGAGTCCCTCAATCAGCAGCGgctgcagggccagctctgtgacgtGTCCATCCGAGTGCAGGGCCGGGAGTTCCGGGCTCATCGGGCTGTCCTGGCCGCCTCCTCCCCTTACTTCCATGACCAGGTCCTACTCAAGGGCATGACCTCCATCTCACTACCCAGTGTCATGGACCCCGGCGCCTTTGAGACTGTCTTGGCCTCCGCGTACACTGGCCGCCTCAGCATGGCTGCTGCTGACATTGTCAACTTCCTCACGGTGGGCTCCGTGCTCCAGATGTGGCACATTGTGGACAAGTGCACTGAACTCCTCCGAGAAGGCCGGGCCTCTGCCAGCACCACCACCGTCACTACTGCTGCAGCCACCTCTGTCACTGTCCCTGGTGCCGGCGCCCCATCAGGGAGCGGAGGCACCTTGGCCCCCACCTCCGTGGGCTCCGGGCGCTCCCATGCCTCCAGCCGGGCCAGTGAAAATCAGTCTCCCAGCAGCAGCAACTACTTCAGCCCCCGGGAGTCCGCTGATTTCTCGTCTTCCTCCCAAGAGGCATTCACGGCTTCTGCCGTGGGCAATGGGGAGCGGCGAGGAGGCGGCCCTGTATTCCCAGCCCCCGTGGTTGGCAGTGGGGGAGCCAGCTCTGGGAAGCTGCTGTTGGAGGCAGACGAGCTGTGTGATGATGgcggagatgggaggggtgcggtggtccctggggctgggctccgGCGACCCGCTTACACCCCTCCCAGCATCGTGCCGCAGAAACACTGGGTCTATGTGAAGCGGGGTGGGATctgcccagcaccagcaccccttGTTCCCCAAGACCCAGacctagaggaggaggaggaggaagatctGGTGTTGACCTGTGAGGATGATGAAGATGAGGAGCTGGGGGCTAGCTCTGGGGTCCCATCAGGGGGAGGGCCTGAGGCCACCCTCAGCATAAGCGATGTCCGGACTCTGACGGAGCCACCGGACAAGGGGGAGGAGCAGGTCAACTTCTGTGAGTCCTCCAATGACTTTGGCCCCTATGAGGGTGGGGGTCCTGGGGCCGGGCTTGACGACTCAGGGGGGCCGACCCCCTCCTCCTacgtcccctcccaccccccaagaGCCCTCCTTCCCTTGGACATGCAGGGCAACCAGATCCTGGTTTTCCCGTCAtcttcgtcctcctcctcctcctcctctcaggcTCCAGGCCAGCCACCAGGAAGCCAAGGGGAACACGGGCCGACAACGCTGGGGGGCACGTCCTCCGCGGGGAGCCTGGGCGTGGCCAGCACCCCCGGGGGGACTGGCAGTGGGGACGGAAACAAGATCTTTCTGTGCCACTGTGGAAAAGCTTTCTCCCACAAGAGCATGCGGGACCGGCACGTGAACATGCACCTCAACCTGCGGCCCTTTGACTGCCCTGTGTGCAACAAAAAGTTCAAGATGAAACACCACCTGACCGAGCACATGAAGACCCACACAGGCCTCAAGCCCTACGAGTGCGGTGTCTGCGCCAAGAAGTTCATGTGGCGAGACAGCTTCATGCGCCACCGGGGACACTGTGAGCGCCGGCACcgcatgggtgggggtggggccggacCCGGACCTGGACCCGGACCAGGACCAGGGGGGCCCACCGCACCAGCCCTGCCGCCCAAAAGAGAGTCCCCTGGAGCTGGTGGGGGCAGCGGCGATGAGGCGGGTGGGGCCACACCCCCGTCCAGCCAACGCGGCTGGTCCCCCGCCAGTGTCCCCAAGGTGGAGATGGGCTTCAGTGGGGGTGGAGCAGCAAACTGA